The following proteins come from a genomic window of Aptenodytes patagonicus chromosome 21, bAptPat1.pri.cur, whole genome shotgun sequence:
- the LUZP1 gene encoding leucine zipper protein 1, with product MAEFTGYKETSNWHLRLKLQSLSRRLDELEEATKNLQKAEDELLDLQDKVIQAEGSNSSMLADVEALRKRVLKIEGKDEEIRKAEELCRLMKEKLEEEESLTRELKSEIEHLQRRMAELEKLEEAFSRSKNDCTQLCLSLNEEKNLTKKISTELEILRVKVKELEASEDRLDKTEQSLTGELEKLKSLALSFITERKHFNEKEKQNEKIIQELTQKLEQNNKLNRADQTRNASNLLERSSNNLLDRNDLRIEDDLTSALPSKETRRKGSVDYLKHVENETRNKSENQKNKNQEDNKVKDLTQEIEKLKTQIKRFESLEEELKKMRAKNNDLQDSYLSEQNKNKLLTGQLEEIKMQIKKQKDLENGEVENEDTSFSSRGKHDRPKYRGVTADLTAAKHKPRELSPQQRRERARNRDFSVSNDSYSHGGKQVPSPSLMNRKAGKTSGASALSDTAVTDTKRLEEKSLVSTFSSGQKEGCVTQNEGKRSKEQPSVLSRYPPAAQEQKSWKAPSKPVGDTSLRSKAEKPSQVLRSNCQTGADARDEKSSKGESVASLAGKLKTSQAEVSDCLGETLLTRGNHASSNGTASAYRYHLSSHVLASDSTGSKAEAVNTFAASHRQPLEGRAKRAIISQEEEFADISLESAKPSTLTKRSHCSRSQEDILQILTGLDKEDTEQSSTSATDHVNAGLKTDSKTIQSNQEKLNSDEELGKSKKTTIQSDFETRKKVSSKQFSNSRGVFRASLFENDKNTVNDEDSTKCIKPSDASTGGFKSRRSFSPREALRSKAVIKPAIVEKDMKAVMGGTVSEAESEKQKSVFKMVTNKMTSSITIFPSEPTAPRTSADIAAKERHVTTSNIRVAPNEPSPITNNLPTPFEISINKSALKLSETDRIGEAAPRSKAETVVSRSSIMIKTSELMERNSEPPSETISWKSHGSSDAALSETKHVTVRSSWRTRQGLHSLEDSQTKVEKNAASSTTNMCRSSVDLSGMEGNSARTNSLEQTSARTSATANSWSAPELGSRRTKSNLGVSELLTRRSYASDPTAASAWHQTMLPDESKDFVPSSRRKQYGSSEYLSQVDTPGKRLATKMELQDPESNPHAPLGLQVEEQGASRACRTTSRR from the exons atggcaGAATTTACAGGTTACAAGGAAACCTCAAATTGGCACCTACGACTCAAATTGCAGAGTCTTAGTCGCCGCCTTGATGAACTGGAGGAAGCAACTAAaaatctgcagaaagcagaggatgAGCTGCTTGACCTCCAGGACAAAGTTATCCAGGCAGAAGGCAGCAACTCCAGCATGCTGGCTGATGTTGAAGCCCTGCGGAAAAGAGTGCTGAAGATCGAAGGCAAGGATGAAGAAATTAGGAAGGCTGAAGAGCTTTGCCggttaatgaaagaaaaacttgaagaGGAAGAGAGCCTCACCCGAGAGCTGAAGTCAGAAATCGAACACCTTCAGAGGAGAatggcagagctggagaagctggaggaggCCTTCAGCAGGAGCAAGAATGACTGTACGCAGCTGTGTCTTAGCCTCAATGAAGAAAAGAACTTGACCAAAAAGATATCTACAGAACTAGAAATACTTAGAGTGAAAGTGAAGGAACTGGAAGCATCTGAGGACAGGCTGGATAAAACCGAGCAGAGCTTAACGGGCGAGTTAGAAAAACTGAAATCCTTGGCACTGAGCTttatcactgaaagaaaacattttaatgaaaaagaaaagcagaatgaaaaaataatccaGGAGCTAACACAGAAACTAGAACAAAACAATAAACTAAATAGAGCAGATCAAACTAGAAATGCATCCAACTTGCTAGAAAGGTCATCAAATAATCTCCTGGACAGAAATGATTTGAGAATTGAAGATGACTTGACTTCTGCATTGCCCTCTAAGGAGACCAGGAGGAAGGGAAGTGTGGATTACCTGAAACATGTAGAAAATGAAACCAGGAATAaatcagaaaaccaaaagaataaaaatcaggaAGACAACAAAGTGAAAGATCTCACCCAAGAAATCGAGAAACTTAAAACTCAGATCAAACGTTTTGAATCTTTAgaagaagaacttaaaaaaatgaGAGCCAAAAACAATGACCTGCAAGACAGTTACTTGAgtgaacagaataaaaacaaacttttaacAGGTCagctagaagaaataaaaatgcaaataaagaaacagaaagatctAGAGAATGGAGAGGTCGAAAATGAAGATACAAGCTTTTCTAGCAGGGGAAAACATGACAGACCTAAATACAGAGGTGTCACAGCTGATTTGACAGCTGCCAAGCACAAGCCAAGGGAGCTCTCACCGCAGCAGCGCCGGGAAAGAGCAAGGAACAGAGATTTCTCTGTCAGTAATGACAGCTACAGCCATGGTGGTAAGCAGGTGCCCAGTCCAAGCCTAatgaacagaaaagcaggaaaaacatcTGGTGCATCTGCCCTTTCAGACACTGCTGTGACAGATACAAAAAGACTGGAAGAGAAATCTTTAGTTTCCACTTTTTCTTCTGGTCAGAAGGAAGGCTGCGTCACGCAGAATGAGGGGAAGAGATCCAAAGAGCAGCCGTCTGTCCTCAGCCGATATCCTCCTGCTGCACAGGAGCAGAAATCTTGGAAAGCACCTTCCAAACCTGTTGGTGACACAAGCCTGAGATCCAAGGCTGAGAAGCCATCTCAGGTGCTCCGCAGCAACTGCCAAACCGGTGCTGATGCACGGGATGAAAAGTCAAGCAAAGGAGAATCAGTGGCTTCTTTGGCTGGGAAGCTGAAAACAAGTCAGGCAGAAGTCAGTGACTGCTTGGGGGAGACGCTGCTCACCAGGGGTAATCACGCCTCTTCCAACGGCACAGCTTCGGCGTACAGGTACCACCTCTCCTCCCATGTGTTGGCGTCGGACTCCACTGGCTctaaagcagaagcagtgaaCACTTTTGCTGCATCACACAGACAGCCCTTGGAGGGGAGGGCTAAAAGAGCAATAATCTCCCAGGAAGAAGAATTCGCGGACATATCACTTGAAAGTGCGAAGCCTTCAACACTAACAAAGCGTTCCCATTGCTCCAGGAGTCAGGAAGACATTCTGCAGATTCTCACAGGTCTTGATAAAGAAGACACGGAGCAGTCTTCAACTTCAGCAACAGATCATGTAAATGCTGGCTTAAAAACGGACTCCAAAACCATCCAGAGTAACCAGGAAAAACTTAATTCAGATGAAGAattgggaaaaagcaaaaaaacaaccATTCAGTCAGATTTTGAGACAAGAAAGAAAGTCAGTTCCAAGCAGTTCTCCAATTCCAGGGGAGTTTTTAGAGCATCGCTTTTTGAAAATGACAAAAACACTGTAAATGATGAAGACTCCACCAAGTGTATAAAACCATCAGATGCCAGCACTGGAGGATTTAAATCCAGAAGATCGTTCAGCCCAAGAGAAGCTCTGAGATCAAAAGCTGTCATTAAACCTGCGATTGTTGAAAAGGATATGAAGGCAGTTATGGGAGGGACTGTTTCTGAGGCAGagtcagaaaaacagaagtctgtttttaaaatggtaaCAAATAAAATGACAAGCAGCATCACAATCTTCCCTTCTGAGCCAACAGCTCCAAGGACCAGTGCAGATATAGCAGCAAAGGAAAGGCATGTTACCACCAGCAACATCAGAGTTGCTCCAAATGAGCCTTCACCAATAACAAACAATCTCCCTACACCCTTCGAGATATCAATTAATAAAAGTGCTCTGAAATTATCTGAGACGGACAGAATTGGAGAGGCAGCACCGAGAAGTAAAGCAGAAACAGTGGTCTCCAGAAGCAGCATTATGATAAAGACTTCTGAACTCATGGAGAGGAACAGTGAGCCGCCTTCGGAGACAATCAGCTGGAAGAGCCATGGCTCTTCAGATGCAGCTTTATCCGAAACAAAACATGTCACTGTGAGAAGTTCCTGGAGAACAAGACAAGGCTTACATTCCCTGGAGGACTCTCAaaccaaagtggaaaaaaatgcagcttccaGTACTACAAACATGTGTAGGTCCTCAGTGGACCTCTCAGGAATGGAAGGGAACAGCGCAAGAACAAACTCCCTGGAGCAGACCTCAGCAAGGACCAGTGCCACGGCTAATTCCTGGAGTGCCCCTGAACTGGGGTCCCGAAGGACCAAAAGTAACTTAGGTGTGTCTGAACTGCTAACACGCAGGAGCTATGCAAGTGATCCTACAGCAGCTTCTGCTTGGCACCAGACCATGCTACCT gatgaaagcaaagattttgtgcccagttccagaagaaaacaatatGGCTCTTCTGAGTACCTCTCACAGGTTGACACACCAGGGAAAAGGCTGGCCACCAAGATGGAGCTGCAGGACCCCGAATCCAACCCCCATGCACCACTGGGTCTCCAAGTGGAGGAGCAG GGTGCTTCCCGTGCCTGCCGGACAACATCTCGGAGATGA